Proteins found in one Methylophilaceae bacterium genomic segment:
- the erpA gene encoding iron-sulfur cluster insertion protein ErpA — MNTATDLVDMDIPAPLVFTDNAAKKVKELIEEEGTPDLKLRVFVSGGGCSGFQYGFTFEEEVNEDDTQVEKDTVTLLIDPMSLQYLMGAEIDYQDNLQGSQFVIRNPQATTTCGCGSSFSV, encoded by the coding sequence ATGAATACAGCAACGGATTTAGTAGATATGGACATACCAGCACCATTGGTATTTACCGATAATGCAGCAAAAAAAGTAAAAGAATTAATCGAGGAAGAAGGAACACCAGATTTAAAACTGCGCGTGTTTGTTAGTGGTGGTGGTTGTTCTGGTTTTCAATATGGATTTACTTTTGAAGAGGAAGTGAACGAGGATGATACGCAAGTTGAAAAAGATACTGTGACCTTGTTAATTGATCCGATGAGTTTACAATATTTAATGGGTGCGGAGATTGACTATCAAGATAATCTGCAAGGGTCACAGTTTGTGATTCGAAATCCCCAAGCAACGACAACTTGTGGTTGTGGCTCTTCTTTTTCAGTTTAG
- a CDS encoding polymer-forming cytoskeletal protein, whose protein sequence is MFFKKVNKIDSRIDTLIGSDSVITGNIVFSGGLRVDGTIHGDVREQADSQGTIVVGENGRVEGAVNATKIVLIGSVTGSVKASQFIELQAKARIKGDLHYKSLEMHMGSVIDGKLVHSDGNETDESL, encoded by the coding sequence ATGTTTTTTAAAAAAGTAAATAAAATCGACAGCCGTATTGATACGTTAATTGGTAGCGACAGCGTGATTACAGGTAATATAGTATTTAGTGGGGGTTTGCGTGTTGACGGTACTATTCATGGGGATGTAAGGGAGCAGGCCGATTCACAAGGAACAATTGTGGTAGGCGAAAATGGGCGTGTGGAAGGTGCTGTTAATGCCACTAAAATAGTCTTGATTGGCTCAGTGACTGGGTCGGTTAAAGCTAGCCAGTTTATAGAATTACAAGCTAAAGCACGTATTAAAGGGGATTTGCATTACAAATCATTAGAAATGCACATGGGATCAGTCATTGATGGCAAGCTCGTGCATAGTGATGGAAATGAAACTGATGAATCACTTTAA
- a CDS encoding N-acetyl-gamma-glutamyl-phosphate reductase, translating into MIDKKLKVGIVGGTGYTGVELLRLLARHPNVTIVAVTSRGDVGMPVADMFPNLRGFIDIAFTDPENADLTACDVVFFATPHGVAMNQAPILLAAGTKIIDLAADFRLQDIAAFEHWYNMPHSCPGVLKDAIYGIPELNREKIKGANVIGNPGCYPTTVLLGLAPLLEEKLIDFSVPIITDAKSGISGAGRKASVATLFAETGDNMKAYGVAGHRHHPEIEAQLKHLAGNDLQFIFVPHLIPMIRGMLSTIYIKLVERAKAIDVQALYELRYAKEWFIDVLPKGALPETRSVRGSNQLRIALQLQANNYLTLVVVQDNLVKGAAGQAVQNMNVMFGFLENAGLDIVPLMP; encoded by the coding sequence ATGATAGATAAAAAATTGAAAGTTGGGATTGTGGGTGGCACGGGTTATACAGGTGTTGAACTGCTTCGTTTGCTTGCAAGACATCCTAATGTAACCATTGTTGCAGTGACCTCTCGTGGTGATGTTGGCATGCCTGTTGCAGATATGTTTCCTAATCTAAGAGGTTTTATTGATATTGCATTTACTGACCCAGAAAATGCTGATTTAACCGCTTGTGATGTTGTATTTTTTGCTACACCACATGGTGTGGCAATGAATCAAGCGCCGATACTATTAGCAGCAGGGACTAAAATAATTGATTTGGCAGCAGATTTTAGATTGCAGGACATCGCAGCATTTGAACATTGGTACAATATGCCGCATAGTTGTCCAGGCGTATTGAAAGACGCTATTTATGGTATCCCAGAGTTGAATAGGGAAAAAATTAAAGGGGCCAACGTGATTGGCAATCCTGGCTGTTATCCAACAACCGTATTATTGGGTTTGGCTCCATTATTAGAAGAAAAGCTGATCGATTTTTCAGTGCCAATCATAACTGATGCCAAGTCAGGTATTTCTGGTGCGGGTAGAAAAGCGTCTGTGGCAACTTTGTTTGCTGAAACAGGGGATAACATGAAAGCTTATGGCGTTGCTGGGCATCGCCATCATCCTGAAATTGAGGCCCAGCTGAAACATTTGGCTGGAAATGATTTACAATTCATTTTTGTTCCACATTTGATTCCGATGATTCGGGGCATGTTGTCTACGATTTATATTAAATTAGTAGAACGTGCCAAAGCAATAGATGTACAAGCTTTGTATGAGCTGCGCTACGCTAAAGAATGGTTTATTGATGTGCTTCCAAAAGGAGCGTTGCCTGAAACCAGATCTGTTCGTGGATCTAATCAGCTGCGTATTGCTTTGCAATTGCAAGCAAACAACTATTTAACACTTGTTGTTGTGCAGGATAATTTAGTAAAAGGGGCGGCAGGTCAAGCTGTGCAAAATATGAATGTCATGTTTGGCTTCTTAGAAAATGCTGGTCTAGATATTGTGCCATTGATGCCTTAA
- the rpsI gene encoding 30S ribosomal protein S9, whose protein sequence is MIGKYNYGTGRRKSSVARVFLKSGKGNIIINDKPADEYFSRETSRMILRQPLALTANMESFDIKVNVIGGGESGQAGAVRHGITRALIDFDAALKPDLSKAGFVTRDAREVERKKVGFRKARRRKQFSKR, encoded by the coding sequence ATGATTGGTAAATATAATTACGGTACAGGACGTCGCAAAAGCTCAGTAGCGCGTGTTTTCTTGAAATCAGGCAAGGGCAACATTATTATCAATGACAAGCCAGCTGATGAATATTTCTCACGTGAGACGTCTCGAATGATTTTGCGTCAACCGTTAGCATTAACTGCAAACATGGAAAGCTTTGATATTAAAGTTAACGTTATTGGTGGCGGCGAATCTGGTCAAGCGGGTGCTGTTCGTCATGGTATTACACGTGCGTTAATTGATTTCGATGCAGCATTAAAACCAGACTTATCAAAAGCTGGATTTGTGACACGTGACGCACGTGAAGTAGAGCGTAAAAAAGTGGGCTTCCGCAAAGCGCGTCGCCGTAAGCAATTCTCTAAACGTTAA
- the rplM gene encoding 50S ribosomal protein L13, with amino-acid sequence MKTFSAKTHEVKRDWFVIDATDLVLGRLASACAHRLRGKHKTIYTPHVDTGDYIVVINADKLRVTGAKATDKEYHTHSGYPGGISTTTFSKMQDRFPGRALEKAVKGMLPKGPLGYAMIKKLKVYAGNQHDHAAQQPQALTI; translated from the coding sequence ATGAAAACGTTTTCAGCAAAAACACATGAAGTAAAACGTGATTGGTTCGTGATAGATGCAACTGATCTTGTTTTGGGTCGCTTAGCCAGTGCTTGTGCGCATCGTTTGCGCGGTAAGCACAAGACAATTTACACGCCTCACGTTGATACAGGTGATTACATCGTTGTGATTAATGCTGATAAGCTACGTGTAACAGGTGCTAAAGCAACTGATAAAGAATACCACACACACTCAGGCTATCCTGGTGGGATTTCAACAACAACATTTAGCAAAATGCAAGATCGCTTTCCTGGTCGTGCATTAGAAAAAGCGGTAAAAGGCATGTTGCCAAAAGGCCCATTAGGCTACGCAATGATTAAAAAATTAAAAGTATATGCTGGTAACCAGCATGATCATGCTGCACAACAGCCGCAAGCATTGACTATCTAA
- the ubiA gene encoding 4-hydroxybenzoate octaprenyltransferase translates to MNKCLLMKKLTAYQRLMRLDKPVGILLLLWPTLWGLLLAGKGRPDWQIVFIFVTGVILMRSAGCVMNDIADRHYDGHVERTKNRPLVIGEVTVKEALLLAMGLSLTAFSLVCFLNKLTILLSIPALLLAATYPLTKRFLAIPQAYLGFAFGFSILMTFAALTNHVPTLAWWLLLANVFWAIAYDTEYAMVDREDDVKIGIQSSAILFGRYDLLAIMLCYVAMLAIFIYVGKLMAFSYYYFLPILVVVGLVIWQYQLIKTRNKTHCFKAFLSNNWIGLVLFIAVFAAYYV, encoded by the coding sequence ATGAATAAATGCTTGCTCATGAAAAAATTAACTGCTTATCAACGCTTGATGCGGTTGGACAAACCAGTCGGCATTTTATTGTTGTTATGGCCTACGTTATGGGGATTGCTGCTGGCAGGCAAAGGGCGACCTGATTGGCAAATCGTTTTCATTTTTGTAACAGGCGTTATCTTGATGCGCAGTGCTGGTTGTGTAATGAATGATATTGCTGATCGACACTATGATGGCCATGTAGAACGAACAAAAAATAGGCCGTTAGTGATTGGCGAGGTCACCGTAAAAGAAGCCTTATTGCTGGCTATGGGATTAAGTTTGACTGCTTTCAGCTTAGTTTGTTTTTTAAACAAGCTGACAATATTACTCTCAATACCAGCTTTATTGTTGGCTGCAACCTATCCATTGACCAAGCGATTTTTGGCTATTCCACAAGCTTATTTAGGTTTTGCGTTTGGATTTAGTATTCTCATGACTTTTGCTGCGTTGACTAACCATGTCCCAACACTTGCTTGGTGGTTGTTATTGGCTAATGTGTTTTGGGCGATTGCATATGATACTGAATATGCAATGGTAGATCGAGAGGATGATGTAAAAATTGGCATTCAATCATCAGCCATACTATTTGGCCGCTATGATCTGCTAGCGATTATGCTCTGCTATGTAGCCATGCTTGCTATTTTTATCTATGTGGGCAAATTAATGGCATTTAGCTACTATTATTTTTTGCCGATTTTAGTCGTTGTGGGGCTAGTGATTTGGCAATATCAACTGATTAAAACCCGTAACAAAACCCACTGTTTTAAAGCTTTTTTATCGAATAATTGGATAGGATTAGTTTTGTTTATAGCAGTCTTTGCTGCATATTATGTGTAA
- a CDS encoding chorismate lyase — MRIYPHTKKLREKWLRKPLLTLAYRHWLIDDTSLTARLQQRYEDFYVHALSQLHTKPIKDEAALLKLKSSMHVNVREVLLIGKGRPVVYAHSILPDASLRGEWVKLGKLGNKPLGASLFNDPRVKRTPLSYKKLSYNHDLYQKAVQYLDHPPLYLWARRSIFNLQCATILVTEVFLPNIQDE, encoded by the coding sequence GTGAGAATCTACCCACATACAAAAAAATTACGCGAAAAATGGTTAAGAAAGCCATTATTAACATTGGCTTATCGACATTGGTTAATTGATGATACCTCTTTAACTGCACGCTTACAGCAACGGTATGAAGATTTTTATGTGCACGCCTTATCTCAGCTACATACCAAGCCAATCAAAGATGAAGCCGCTTTATTGAAGCTTAAGTCGTCCATGCATGTGAATGTTCGAGAAGTGTTGCTGATAGGCAAAGGGCGACCAGTTGTGTATGCACATAGTATTTTGCCGGATGCCAGTTTGCGCGGTGAGTGGGTGAAATTAGGCAAATTAGGTAATAAGCCCCTGGGCGCCAGTTTATTTAATGATCCACGTGTAAAGCGAACACCACTAAGCTATAAAAAGCTTTCTTATAATCATGATTTGTATCAAAAAGCAGTCCAATATTTGGACCATCCACCGCTTTATTTATGGGCCAGGCGTTCAATATTCAATTTACAATGCGCTACAATTTTAGTTACTGAAGTTTTTTTACCGAATATTCAAGATGAATAA
- the recG gene encoding ATP-dependent DNA helicase RecG: MQLSEIKSFSKPLIANLAKLGISHPQDLLLHLPLRYIDETRIVAIRDLRLGESAQVQGEIVHAEVTYQPRKALIARIEDASGQLTLRFLHFYPSQINALKVGNQLRVYGEVRHGFFGYEMVHPQCKAVRESTVVNAQLTPIYPTTAGLTQPAVRKAIETVMRDAQLFEETLPASAYAALNLPTFASSIRALHSPEPDADLTALEQQSTPEWRRLAYDELLAQQLSMRKHYAKRRSIDAPQIAVSHTLVKQLLQDLPFALTTAQQKVIQEISQDLTQAHPMQRLLQGDVGSGKTIVACMAALQAIEHGWQVALMAPTELLAEQHYKKFEIWLAPLNINIAWLTGSQHKKDRESAQQAIASGQAQLAVGTHALFQDAVQFDKLGLAIIDEQHRFGVQQRLALRKKGQPEPHQLMMSATPIPRTLSMSYYADLDVSVIDELPPGRTPVVTKLISDQRREEILQRVREACQAGSQAYWVCPLIEESEILQLQTATETYENLKQNFVDLSVGLLHGRMKPAEKQAVMQAFVLGKIQLLVATTVIEVGVDVPNASLMVIEHAERMGLSQLHQLRGRVGRGAAKSTCILLYQNKLSEMARARLKVIYENTDGFAIAQADLHLRGPGEFLGTRQSGVPMLKIADLTRDEDLLQQAKNMADDLLTQHPEAVDQHLQRWMRHGVDLVKV; the protein is encoded by the coding sequence ATGCAACTTTCAGAAATAAAGTCATTTTCTAAGCCACTGATTGCTAACCTTGCTAAGTTAGGGATCAGTCATCCGCAGGATTTGCTGTTGCATTTGCCACTGCGCTATATTGATGAAACACGCATAGTCGCTATTCGTGATTTGCGGCTGGGTGAATCAGCGCAGGTGCAAGGTGAGATCGTACATGCAGAAGTCACTTATCAGCCAAGAAAAGCACTGATTGCACGTATAGAGGATGCTAGTGGACAATTAACGTTGCGTTTTCTCCACTTTTATCCAAGTCAAATTAATGCCTTAAAAGTGGGCAATCAATTGCGCGTATATGGTGAAGTGCGGCATGGTTTTTTTGGTTATGAAATGGTGCATCCCCAATGCAAAGCGGTGCGTGAGTCAACTGTAGTCAATGCACAACTAACACCAATTTATCCGACGACTGCTGGCCTTACCCAGCCAGCGGTTCGTAAAGCAATTGAAACGGTGATGCGAGATGCACAGTTGTTTGAAGAAACGTTACCAGCATCTGCCTATGCCGCGTTGAATTTGCCCACTTTTGCTAGCAGTATTCGTGCATTGCATTCTCCAGAACCAGATGCCGATTTAACTGCATTAGAGCAGCAGTCAACACCTGAGTGGCGCAGATTGGCTTATGATGAGTTATTGGCGCAACAGCTTTCTATGCGTAAACACTATGCAAAAAGACGCAGCATAGATGCGCCACAAATAGCTGTGTCGCACACATTAGTTAAGCAACTGTTACAAGACTTGCCATTTGCATTAACCACTGCTCAGCAAAAAGTCATTCAAGAAATTAGTCAAGATTTAACACAAGCGCATCCAATGCAGCGTTTGTTGCAGGGTGATGTGGGGAGTGGCAAAACCATCGTTGCTTGTATGGCCGCCTTGCAAGCGATTGAGCATGGTTGGCAGGTAGCTTTGATGGCGCCAACTGAATTGTTGGCAGAGCAGCATTATAAGAAGTTTGAAATATGGCTAGCACCACTTAATATCAATATTGCTTGGTTAACTGGTAGTCAACATAAAAAAGACAGAGAATCAGCCCAGCAAGCAATTGCCAGCGGGCAGGCCCAACTTGCAGTGGGTACCCACGCGTTGTTTCAAGATGCGGTGCAATTTGATAAGTTGGGATTAGCGATTATTGATGAACAGCATCGTTTTGGCGTCCAACAACGATTGGCATTACGCAAAAAAGGCCAACCCGAGCCCCATCAATTGATGATGTCTGCCACGCCAATTCCACGTACACTTTCCATGAGCTATTACGCCGATTTGGATGTGTCAGTCATTGATGAGCTGCCGCCTGGGCGAACACCTGTGGTCACCAAACTAATTTCAGATCAACGGCGTGAAGAGATTTTGCAGCGCGTACGTGAGGCTTGCCAAGCAGGCAGTCAGGCGTATTGGGTTTGCCCTTTGATAGAAGAGTCAGAGATTTTGCAATTACAAACAGCAACAGAAACATATGAGAATTTAAAGCAAAACTTTGTAGACTTGAGTGTTGGTTTGTTGCATGGACGTATGAAGCCCGCAGAGAAGCAAGCGGTGATGCAGGCCTTCGTCTTGGGTAAAATCCAGTTATTGGTAGCAACCACAGTGATAGAAGTTGGGGTGGATGTGCCCAATGCCAGTTTAATGGTGATTGAACATGCCGAGCGCATGGGGCTAAGCCAGCTACATCAGCTTCGAGGACGCGTTGGACGCGGTGCAGCAAAAAGTACATGTATTTTACTTTATCAAAATAAGTTATCAGAAATGGCACGTGCTCGGCTTAAAGTCATTTATGAAAACACAGATGGCTTCGCCATTGCGCAAGCTGATTTGCATTTGCGAGGACCGGGAGAGTTCTTGGGGACAAGGCAAAGTGGCGTACCCATGTTAAAAATTGCTGATTTAACGCGCGATGAAGATTTGTTACAGCAAGCTAAAAACATGGCTGATGATCTGCTCACACAACATCCAGAAGCAGTTGACCAACACTTGCAACGCTGGATGCGGCATGGGGTTGATCTAGTGAAAGTTTAG
- a CDS encoding RidA family protein, giving the protein MADKKIIQTIHAPAAIGTYSQAVQVGKTVYLSGQIGLDPEHMTLVDGIEAQVRRVFDNLKAVTEAAGGSMGDIVKLNVFLIDLNHFALVNTVMAEYFTEPYPARAAVGVASLPKGALVEADAVMELS; this is encoded by the coding sequence ATGGCAGATAAGAAAATCATTCAAACTATACATGCGCCAGCCGCGATTGGTACCTACTCACAAGCGGTACAGGTTGGTAAAACAGTGTATTTATCGGGTCAAATTGGATTAGATCCAGAACACATGACGTTGGTTGACGGCATAGAAGCGCAAGTGCGTCGTGTGTTTGATAATTTAAAAGCGGTGACTGAGGCGGCTGGCGGGTCGATGGGTGATATTGTGAAGCTGAATGTTTTTTTAATTGATTTAAATCATTTTGCTTTAGTTAATACTGTCATGGCGGAATACTTTACTGAACCCTATCCAGCACGTGCTGCTGTGGGTGTGGCTTCACTACCAAAAGGTGCTTTGGTTGAGGCGGATGCAGTGATGGAGTTGAGTTAA
- a CDS encoding bifunctional (p)ppGpp synthetase/guanosine-3',5'-bis(diphosphate) 3'-pyrophosphohydrolase: MPKTAQHSSAAPFAEEQPLLPADTEHSQLTTILRAYLSQAEIEQVWDAYRYSDAVHKGQTRRSGEPYISHPVAVTCILAKLHLDVPTLLAALLHDVVEDSEVSKEDLSERFGKQVADLVDGLTKLDKIELQTAVQAQAENVRKMLLAMSQDVRVILVKLADRLHNMQTLDVMKPAKQRRISQETLDIYAPIANRLGLNVIYQELEDLSFRYIYPNRYNVIAKAIKTARGNRKEVIYKMLESIKTKLAESGIEANVEGREKHLYSVYKKMINKGLKLSQVGDIYGFRVLVNDLPTCYLTLGSLHSLYKPIPGKFKDYIAISKVNGYQSLHTTLFGPYGTPIEIQIRSVAMHDIAQTGVAAHWLYKTNDAHLTRLQQQTHQWLQRLVEIQTESDDSHEFLEHFKVDLFPDEVYVFTPKGNILALPKGSTAVDFAYAVHTDVGNCCVAVKINHELAPLRTEMKNGDHVEIITSALAKPNPAWLNYVVTGKARSHLRHYLKSIKATESTHLGERMLNTALRALHVEPGQITAQQWNKVMRDYGAQDKTEILADIGLGKRISLMVAHQLLASDHHHAEPNGQKSFDKITIRGSEGMAVQFAQCCRPIPGDPILGFINKDKGLVIHTHDCNAISKFKLDPDKWLDVEWDADDKRLFRVDLRIVVVNERGMLAKLAAGISDAGSNIDNVSAEEPDGSQYITINFTVQVHNRVHLAELIRNLRKIPEVVRINRLKGKYREQKI, from the coding sequence ATGCCTAAAACCGCTCAACATTCGTCAGCGGCGCCTTTTGCAGAAGAGCAACCCTTGTTGCCTGCAGATACTGAGCATTCACAGCTAACCACGATATTAAGAGCCTACTTGTCGCAAGCCGAGATAGAGCAGGTTTGGGATGCTTATCGTTATAGTGATGCAGTCCACAAAGGACAAACGCGCCGTTCTGGCGAACCTTATATTTCTCACCCAGTTGCTGTTACTTGTATTTTAGCCAAATTGCATTTAGATGTACCAACGCTGCTGGCTGCTTTGTTGCACGATGTCGTTGAAGATTCTGAAGTGTCCAAGGAAGATTTGAGTGAGCGTTTTGGTAAACAAGTTGCAGATTTGGTTGATGGCCTTACTAAGCTAGACAAAATTGAGTTGCAAACAGCGGTGCAAGCACAAGCAGAAAATGTGCGAAAAATGCTGCTGGCAATGAGTCAAGATGTCCGGGTGATTTTGGTTAAATTGGCAGACCGTTTGCATAATATGCAAACTTTAGATGTGATGAAGCCAGCAAAGCAGCGGCGAATTTCACAGGAAACGTTGGATATTTACGCCCCAATCGCCAATCGTTTAGGGCTTAATGTGATTTACCAAGAGCTTGAAGATTTAAGTTTCAGGTATATCTATCCCAATCGTTATAACGTGATCGCAAAAGCGATTAAAACCGCGCGTGGCAATCGCAAAGAAGTGATCTATAAAATGTTAGAGTCGATTAAAACCAAGCTTGCTGAGTCGGGCATTGAAGCAAATGTGGAAGGTCGAGAAAAGCATCTTTACAGTGTCTATAAAAAGATGATTAACAAAGGCCTCAAATTATCGCAAGTGGGTGATATTTACGGGTTTCGCGTGCTGGTGAACGATCTGCCAACTTGTTATCTGACTTTGGGTAGCCTGCATAGTTTATACAAGCCGATTCCAGGTAAGTTTAAAGATTATATTGCGATTTCTAAAGTCAATGGCTATCAGTCACTTCATACGACATTATTTGGTCCTTATGGGACGCCAATAGAAATTCAAATTCGTAGTGTTGCCATGCATGATATTGCGCAGACTGGTGTTGCCGCGCATTGGCTTTATAAAACAAACGACGCGCATTTAACCAGACTGCAACAGCAAACCCATCAATGGTTGCAACGCTTAGTAGAAATTCAAACCGAAAGCGATGATAGCCACGAGTTCTTAGAGCATTTCAAGGTGGATTTATTTCCAGACGAAGTATATGTATTTACCCCTAAAGGCAATATTTTAGCTTTGCCTAAAGGCTCAACCGCGGTAGATTTTGCATATGCAGTCCATACTGATGTAGGTAATTGCTGTGTTGCGGTTAAGATTAATCATGAGCTGGCACCATTGCGAACAGAGATGAAAAATGGCGACCACGTGGAAATTATTACCTCTGCCTTGGCCAAGCCAAATCCAGCATGGTTGAATTATGTGGTGACCGGCAAAGCGCGCTCACATTTACGGCATTACTTGAAATCAATTAAGGCAACCGAATCTACGCACCTTGGTGAGCGTATGCTGAATACTGCACTAAGAGCATTGCATGTTGAACCTGGACAGATTACAGCACAACAATGGAATAAAGTGATGCGTGATTATGGTGCGCAAGATAAAACTGAAATTTTAGCTGATATTGGTTTGGGTAAACGGATTAGTTTAATGGTAGCGCATCAGTTGCTCGCTAGCGATCATCACCACGCGGAGCCTAATGGGCAAAAGTCATTTGATAAAATCACGATTCGAGGTTCTGAAGGCATGGCAGTTCAGTTTGCACAATGTTGCAGGCCGATTCCTGGCGATCCTATTTTAGGTTTCATCAACAAAGACAAAGGCTTGGTGATTCATACTCACGATTGCAACGCAATTAGCAAGTTTAAATTAGACCCAGATAAATGGTTAGATGTTGAATGGGATGCAGATGATAAGCGTTTATTTAGGGTTGATTTGCGGATTGTTGTGGTGAACGAAAGAGGCATGTTGGCAAAATTGGCGGCAGGGATTTCAGATGCAGGATCGAACATTGATAATGTGAGTGCAGAAGAGCCAGATGGAAGCCAGTACATTACGATTAATTTTACGGTGCAGGTGCATAATCGTGTGCATTTAGCAGAGCTAATACGAAACTTGCGTAAGATACCCGAAGTAGTGCGCATTAATCGTTTAAAAGGTAAATACAGAGAACAAAAAATTTAA
- a CDS encoding DNA-directed RNA polymerase subunit omega: MARITVDDCLNNIPNRFQLTLVAAYRARQIANGSDPLVSMHGSRDKPTVIALREIAAGKVGLELLNKN; the protein is encoded by the coding sequence ATGGCACGTATTACTGTAGATGATTGTTTAAATAATATTCCAAATCGCTTTCAATTGACACTGGTGGCAGCCTACCGCGCACGTCAAATTGCCAACGGTTCTGATCCTTTAGTCAGCATGCATGGTTCGCGTGATAAACCAACTGTGATTGCGTTGCGTGAAATTGCAGCAGGCAAAGTAGGGTTAGAGCTATTAAATAAAAACTAG
- the gmk gene encoding guanylate kinase yields MISGNLFIITAASGAGKTSLVKALLAKEMRVRLSISHTTRKPRPSEQDGVDYHFVNEEAFLAIFEAGGFLESATVHSARYGTSERSVKAALAAGDDVILEIDWQGAAQVKQLFPEAVSIFILPPSIETLAQRLKNRAQDSEAVIAERLAAAREEMRHLVAFDYVTINDRFDLALQDLIAIIQAQRLKTETQLKRHSALIQTLI; encoded by the coding sequence ATGATTTCAGGTAACTTATTTATTATTACTGCTGCATCTGGTGCAGGTAAAACCAGTTTGGTAAAAGCGTTGTTGGCAAAAGAGATGCGTGTGCGACTCTCTATTTCTCATACCACAAGAAAACCGCGACCAAGTGAACAAGATGGTGTGGATTATCATTTTGTGAATGAAGAAGCGTTTTTAGCAATTTTTGAAGCGGGTGGATTTTTAGAAAGTGCAACAGTGCACAGCGCGCGTTATGGCACTTCTGAGCGGTCGGTAAAGGCTGCTTTAGCAGCGGGTGACGATGTGATTTTGGAAATTGATTGGCAAGGCGCTGCACAAGTCAAACAGTTATTTCCAGAGGCGGTGAGTATTTTTATACTGCCCCCTTCTATTGAAACTTTAGCGCAACGCCTAAAGAATAGAGCACAAGATAGTGAAGCCGTCATTGCCGAGCGCTTGGCGGCGGCGCGTGAAGAAATGCGTCACTTAGTGGCGTTCGACTATGTTACAATCAATGATCGATTTGATCTTGCTTTGCAAGACTTGATTGCGATTATTCAAGCGCAACGACTAAAAACAGAGACACAACTAAAGCGCCATAGCGCGTTAATTCAAACACTGATTTAA
- a CDS encoding YicC family protein, with translation MITSMTGYASHERNTNNGVLQVELRSVNQRYLELQLKIDDSFRALEAQVRQLLKEKLGRGKVECRLHLSKPVDQETIELNHAVLQQIAASVEAAADYFPASQAVNVIDVLRMPGVMVTPVLDGDALTQDSIAVLTIALDNLIAARAREGEQLKAIILARLTEIESLIVTVKPMLPTMVKAHQDRLLAKLYEAQLSHDEERIRQEIILYTQRIHVDEELSRLDAHVHEVKRLLSTGGMVGKQLDFLMQEMNREANTLGAKSVAIETTQISMQLKVLIEQMREQIQNIE, from the coding sequence ATGATTACCAGTATGACAGGCTACGCATCACATGAGCGCAATACCAATAATGGCGTATTGCAAGTGGAGTTGCGCTCCGTTAATCAACGCTATCTTGAGCTGCAGCTCAAGATAGACGATAGTTTTCGAGCACTAGAAGCACAAGTGCGCCAGCTGCTAAAAGAAAAACTGGGTCGTGGCAAAGTTGAGTGTCGCCTGCATTTATCTAAGCCAGTGGACCAAGAAACGATTGAGCTGAATCATGCGGTTCTGCAACAGATTGCTGCATCGGTTGAAGCGGCGGCTGATTACTTTCCAGCTAGCCAAGCAGTGAATGTAATCGATGTTTTGCGTATGCCAGGTGTGATGGTGACCCCGGTATTAGACGGCGATGCTTTAACTCAAGATAGCATAGCGGTGCTAACTATTGCATTGGACAATTTAATTGCAGCCAGAGCGCGTGAGGGTGAACAATTAAAAGCCATAATTCTTGCCCGTTTAACAGAAATTGAATCGCTGATTGTGACGGTGAAGCCGATGTTGCCAACCATGGTAAAGGCGCATCAAGATAGACTGCTAGCAAAATTATATGAGGCGCAATTAAGTCATGACGAAGAACGTATCCGTCAAGAAATCATCCTATACACCCAGCGTATTCATGTCGATGAAGAGTTATCGCGTTTGGATGCTCATGTGCATGAAGTGAAGCGTCTTTTATCTACAGGCGGCATGGTTGGTAAGCAATTGGATTTCTTAATGCAAGAAATGAACCGCGAAGCGAATACATTAGGCGCTAAATCGGTTGCAATTGAAACCACACAAATTTCCATGCAATTGAAAGTTTTGATTGAGCAAATGCGTGAGCAGATTCAGAACATAGAATAA